From Platichthys flesus chromosome 7, fPlaFle2.1, whole genome shotgun sequence:
GTTGATCTTCATTCACACCGTAGAAACCTTGGTGGTGAACGGGCGCATGATGGCTCGACGAGCAGATGTCAAAGCTGAGCCGGAGTCTTTACTTGCGTTGAGGTAAACCAGAGGGTTGAGGGCGCTGTTCAGACACACCAGCCCACGACCTATCTGATGGCCGATGTAAATTCCGTTGGACCACCTGTGACAGTTCCCGTGTTTGCTCAGAACTCTTGACCAGAGATTTAGGTTCTTGAACAGGTGATAGGGGATGtaacaaacagagaagagaaggatcAAAATGAACATCAACCTCAGGCTCCTTTGCTTCAGATCCTTGTCGACGTTGTTTTTGAACCACAGTGTGAAAATCATATGTCCGTAGCAGCCCAGTGTGATGAGGAGTGGGATACAAAACCCAGTCAGGGTCCTCCCCAGGCTGTAGTTCAGGTAATTTTCCACAAATGTGTCGTGTGTGGTCTCGTAGCATTTCTCAGTTTGGTTTCCAGACGTCTTGATGTAGAACACGTCTGGAAGACTCTGGGCAGCCACCAGCAGCCACACAAGGACTGAGATGTTCACAGAATGAGTGACAGTGATTCTTCCCAACACTTTCATCGGGTGAACAATAGCCAGGTACCTGTACACAGTGATGCAGGTAAGGAATCCGATGCTGCCGTAGAGGTTCAGGTTGAAGCAGAATCTCGTTATCTTGCAGAATGTAGCTCCAAAGATCCAAACATTCCCCTTGATATAGTAAACCACCAGAAACGGCAGCGTGAGCAgatataaaacatctgcaaGTCCCAGGTTGAGAACAAACATGTTGACGCTACCCAGTTTCTTCCAGTTCTGCCGCAAAGACTTCATCCCCCATGTGTTAGCAACCAGGCCGACGATGAAGACCAAGATTAAAACAGGAGGCAGGAATCTGCCGGTGAAATCGAAGctgaaaataatacaaaaggTTTTGTTCATGATCTTCTGAGCTGCAGTTCTTCCTCCTCGTGAATGTGGTCGTCTCTTCTGGTTTCACATCTCAGGTCTCTGCACACTTTATTTAAGTTCCTGCACCTACTTTGATTCAGGAAACTACCTCAATGACGCGGTGCTGTTAACCTATTTATTTGTTCTCACGTTGGCTTAAAAAGGTTGCAGTTCCCTCTGAGGAGCTTTGTATCAGTGCACGTCTTTCAAAACAATCTAAAAAACCCACTTAGAACCTTTAACTTCTACTTTTTGGGTTatagtgttgtgcaataataGGTAGACTTGATGTTGgctaatattaataatcataaaataggatttttaaataataaaaaatatttattcaaaataatacatttattaattaaaacgataaagttatcaattaagaataatacaattattaatgaaaaaacaatacaattatcatttaagaataatacaattgtAACTATAATTTATAAAAGAGGGGGCATCACCCTGGTATCAGTaccaacaatcaaatgtaaagatcagtctcatttagatctagttcaattataaatctcaatatttactattaaagattatataatggaCAGTGAAGGCtatggagttcttgacagtgtagaggtcTGCAAAATTTACTAGGCaccattaatgaaaaaaaatttgtgaaagaaaaacatttattatgaatatagtaaaatataaaaacccaaATTACTAACAACGTGCTAACTGAACAAAAATGTGTATGtgagggcatgtgtgtgtgtgtgtgtgtgtgtgtgtctatgtaagTCAAAGTGCTTCCCAAAATGGCGGCGGGCAAAAAggatatgccccccccccccccccccccccattggaATGTTTACGACATGTAGCGGGGGTCTGGGCTAATGAGGTAAAGACtgcgcgtgtgtctgtgttgaccaccagatccttatttcctcccttcaggacctgggtgtctcaggctctgctctctctctgctctcttcctacctcaatgaccgcacttatagggtaacttggagaggatctgtgtctgaaccttgtcctctcactactggggtccctcaaggttct
This genomic window contains:
- the LOC133956160 gene encoding P2Y purinoceptor 1-like → MNKTFCIIFSFDFTGRFLPPVLILVFIVGLVANTWGMKSLRQNWKKLGSVNMFVLNLGLADVLYLLTLPFLVVYYIKGNVWIFGATFCKITRFCFNLNLYGSIGFLTCITVYRYLAIVHPMKVLGRITVTHSVNISVLVWLLVAAQSLPDVFYIKTSGNQTEKCYETTHDTFVENYLNYSLGRTLTGFCIPLLITLGCYGHMIFTLWFKNNVDKDLKQRSLRLMFILILLFSVCYIPYHLFKNLNLWSRVLSKHGNCHRWSNGIYIGHQIGRGLVCLNSALNPLVYLNASKDSGSALTSARRAIMRPFTTKVSTV